From the Geotrypetes seraphini chromosome 8, aGeoSer1.1, whole genome shotgun sequence genome, the window acattcatCATGTAAAAGGAATATGTGCCTACTGACAACTGCAGCAAGAGGTAGCGGCCCTGTGGGTCCGAGGCTACTACTTTCGCAGTGTAAGGCAATGTCTTACTAATCAGTATCGCCACCCCTGCCCGCTTATGAGTTGAAGATGCTGCATGCACTGCGGCTACCCAGGACCTCCTCAATTTCTGATGTTCCAAGTCTGTAAGTCGGGTTTCTTGCAGACAGGCTATGTCGATCTTATGTCGTTTGAGCTGTATTAAAATTTTTGTTCGTTTTATGGGAGAGGTAATGCCCGAAACATTCCAGGACACTATTCTCAAAGTGTTAGCCAGCAGGTACAAAAGGGGCTAGTACAAacatataaaatgctaagtgcggaAAAAATCCACCCCGGGTTCCCAGCCATACCCAGGGCAGCCACATGACGCTCAGGACCTGCCCGAGCAGCACCAGTACCATGGTAAATGTCAGGTGCAGGAGTCTCGCAGCAGGGTCTGATCCCACCCTTCCCAATAATCGAAAGAATACCAGCAGCAACCACATAGGCCAAGGACTCCCCTCCCCCTGGAACCCCATCCCCCCCCACCTTCTCCCCAATTGCATGGTTGTGGTCACAGCCTCAGGTTCGCCCTAGGCGGTCCCAaaggtgtgaaagatcacaaaacaatGCCACTCTGGGCCCCAAGTTCCCATACAGTAAATACAATAGTCATAAGAGCAGTCTGCAGACCAAATGAACGTTAGGATGagctcaaatatacagtatatcaatttctgaactagaacaggaaaaaacacaaaattgtaaACAAACTTAAACCAGAATAGCAAGTAACAGCCATATTATCTGAGATCCAGGCTTCCCCCAAACCAGGAGATCCCGGAGCATCCACAATGCCACAGGCACACAGGAGCATGTGACAAACAAGGAAGCACAACACCTGATTTGGCTGCATGTAGAACTAATATATgctaactaaccccccccccccaaaaaaaaacccaccaaaacctgGATTTTCTCATATTTAATCCTACCCCATGTAGTTGATAGATCTAGGGTAGCTAGCTGTCAGTTATGGTTTCTCTATAACATAAGAGCCAGCTCAGTGGATCTTGAGCCACTGtggttcccccccacccaacaacaacaacaaaaaattaactAAGCTCCTTCATGGGAGGGGGTAAAACATGGACTCCCATGGATCTCAAtaacacatccttaaaaatcttatGATTTCAGTTTAACTCTGACGGACCTCTAAACAAGGATCCCACGGATCGTGTGGATGTCGGCCACacttccttaaaaagaaagcggcTTTACCATGGGGGTCTacagggatccttgttttaactcctgTGGACCTCACGGATCCCCCTCACCTCATGCATCCTCATGTTATCCCTTCCAGCGGGATTCGTGAAGTCCGCAAAAGTTAAAACAAGGATCTATAGAGTGAGGTCCATTAAGTCTGCGGGAGTTAAAACATGAAGATCCCTGGTGACACCCTGCCAGGGCTGCTTTCTTAAGGCCATGTGCTTTTGGTTCTGTTGGGTTTATCTTCTACCCTTGCTGGTTTCTGTGGTTGAGACTGCTGGTGCTGAATACTGCATGAGTTTCCTGCTGTCTCTTCCTAGCTCTTCCTTTTGTTGAACCCAGCTTTTCTGCACCCCAATGTCCCAAATGCCTTTTACCTGGGGGCCCCATAGACCCCGTGGAGCTAAAGCGCACAGCCTTAAAAGAAAAGTGGCCATGGAGTGAGCTCTGCAAGGATCCTTGTTCTAAACCTCACGGATCCCACTTACCCCCGAAGTAAGCAGATTTATAAGGGTGTGTGGTAGAGATCCGCAGGGTCTGTGCTATACCCCCTCTTCTCCTTCATTGGGACCAGGGTGGGGTAATATTGTTAGCATCTATGTTCTGTAATCAGAAAGCATATCTTTCAGGGATAGTCACAGGGGGCAGTGGCCTAACAGGAAAGAAGGTTTTAATCaatgttcaacaaatctctggagacgggagtgattcctggggattggaggagaaaggatgtggtccctattcataaaagtggtcacagggatgaagcaagaaactacaggccggtgagcctcacttcagttgttggaaaaataatggaagttttgctgaaagaaaggatagtgtatttccttgaatctaatgggttacaggatctgaggcaacatggctttacaaaaggtaaatcgtgccaaacgaacctgattgaattttttgattgggtaaccagagagctggatcaaggacatatgctagatgtaatttacttggatttcagcaaagcctttgatacagttcctcataggaggctgttgaacaaacttgaagggctgaagttaggacccaaagtggtgaactgggtcagaaactggctgtcggacagacgccagagggtggtggttaatggaagtcgctcgaaggaaggaaaggtgactagtggagtccctcagggttcggtgctggggccaatcctgttcaatatgtatgtaagtgacattgttgaagggttagaaggaaaagtgtgcctttttgcagatgataccaagatttgtaacagagtagacaccgaagagggagtggaaaatatgaaaaaggatctgcaaaagtaagaggaatggtctaatgcctggcaactaaaattcaatgcaaagaaatgcagagtaatgcatttggggattaataataggaaggaaccgtatatgctgggaggagagaagctgatatgcacggacggggagagggaccttggggtgatagtgtccgatgatctaaaggcgaaaaaacagtgtgacaaggcagtggctgctgccagaaggattctgggctgtataaagagaggcgtagtcagtagaaggaagaaggtgttgatgcccctgtacaggtcattggtgaggccccacttggagtattgtgttcagttttggagaccgtatctggcgaaagacgtaagaagacttgaggcggtccagaggagggcgacgaaaatgataggaggcttgcgccagaagacatatgaggagagactggaagccctgaatatgtataccctagaggaaaggagagacaggggagatatgattcagacgttcaaatacttaaagggtattaacgtagaacaaaatcttttccagagaaaggaaaatggtaaaaccagaggacataatttgaggttgaggggtggtagattcaggggcaatgttaggaaattgtactttacggagagggtggtggatgcctggaatgcgctcccaagagaggtggtggagagtaaaactgtgactgagttcaaagaagcgtgggatgaacacagaagatttagaatcagaaaataatattaaagattgaactagaccagttactgggcagacttgtacggtctgtgtctgtgcatggccgtttggaggaggatgggcaggggagggcttcaatggctgggagggtgtagatgggctggagtaagtcttaacagatattttggcagttggaacccaagcacagtaccgggtaaagctttggattctcgcccagaaatagctaagaagaaaaaaaaataataataataatttaaattgaatcagattgggcagactggatggaccattcgggtctttatctgccgtcatctactatgttactatgtttatttttctctttccttgTTTCTTAAAAACTCTTACTTTTGAGGGAGGCTGTTGTGGCAGTGACCTCGTGCAGCGCAATAGGAACCCAGTACCAAGTGCCCAGCCAGTCCCTATTCCCTCCACAGAACCTAGGTTTAAGCCAGACACACTTCAGTACAAGAAACTACAAGTCCCTAGAGCCTCTAGGTTTATCCCTATGCCAGTAAGAAAGAGCAGTGTGGAACCCTTGATACAGGGggggggctccttttaagaaTTCTCCTGATATAGCTAAGGGGGTGGGGCGTGTTAAGACAAATCCGATAGCAGccagaagcagggaaagcaggaaggaagcagcagggagcccttaaCGGCTCTCTCACACCAGCTGGCTGACTGGGAAATGGAGGACCTCAGCCCAGAGCTGGGGAGTCCTGCAGAGGAAACTTCTCCAGACACCACCTTGCAGTGGGAAAGCAGCTCACCCTTGGAGCTGGAGGGTGAGGACAGCATGGAGTTGTAACCATAGCAGGCAGGTGGGAAGCTTCCTATctttttaaagtattacagtttGTTTTGTGAGTGTGCTGTGCTAGCATCTGAGAaacaggaagaaaaggaaagcctgatttggggggtttttttgccttctgttttggATGTTTTACTGCCTGGGAATTGTGTGACCCAGGGAAGGGACTACAAAATCAGCACTGGACTTTCAAAGTGAAATGCTGCTGAGACTGGAACTCAGGGGAGGGTTCTAGGAAAGATGAAaagtttgtttgggggttttttgttttttttttcctggggtTTAGAATTGCTCCATTGCAGCCTTGCAGAGGGGAAGTAATATTTTTGTTTTGGTACTATGTTATTTTTTTCTCCTGGAGAGCAGGGCAAGCCTGTAAGCCCAGGGCGGGGCTGCTGCTTTAGAAGTgggaactccccctccccccccacacacacagatttgggttttttttgtttgtttgaggcAAAGCTTGTAATGTGGCCAGAGCCTGGAAAAATATGTTTGAATCTGAGCAATTGAGAGCATTAAGGCACAagtataaggtgaccatacgtcctgttttcggACCagccgtcccgttgtcccgacccaccgctttgggacaccgaaatgtcccgttttcagggatagcGTCCCGACGggcgatcactttccctccctacCGCATCGATTTAAACCTTGGGCCGCCGccactgcttcttgccttcttcccaatgtcaattttgacgtcggagaggacgttctgggccagccaatcgctgcctggctggcccgaactgTCGGGAAGAAGCAGCCGCGCCGGCCCAGGGTTTGAATCGGCACAGTAGGGAGGCAGACTGTCAGGTAGCAGCGGTACACGGGCGGGCGGTTTGAATCCGcggagggtgggggggttgaatcaggcactggagggaggtaggcaagcaggctggcttcgagggagggaagggcaagggaagacataggaaggcggcactgggagcactatggacatgggaaggaggcactgggggcactagggacagaggcattgggggcactatggacatgggaaggaggcactgggggcactaaggacacagaacagagacactggggggcactaaggacataggaaggaaggagggaatagaaagggacaattgttgggcctgagtgcagaaagaaaggatacacagtcagaaggaaacacaaccagagactcatgaaatcaccagatagcaaaggtaggaaaaatgattttatttttaatttagtgatcaaaatgtgtcagttttgagaatttatatctgctgtttatattttgcactatatttatctatttttctatagttactgaggtgacattgcatattttaaagtcatttgccttgacatctttgaaacccccccaaatataaatgataattaactttttctctgcgtatagtgtgctttgtagtttttttttaattttaaggttaccattatgaattaatatgaagatatgtgtacatgagaaatgaatggaagaaattaggggcggggctagggtgggattgggggcgtgactgacaatagatgtccccttttgatgaaaaaagtaAATGGTCACCTTACACAAGAATGATTTTTGTTGCTTATTGTGTATTTTGCCATCTGACCTGAACTAAGTTTAATGAACGCACCTGAATTTAACTGAGAACTGATTGTTGCTTTGAAAACTTTGTGTGGTGAACTTTATTTGTGCTCTCAGCTAAGAAAGCATAGCCTGAGCACACCAGTGGGCATGGGAGCCACTGGCAGGTTACAGGTCACAAACATCTATTCCTTGTGGCAGGGGCCTGGGTGGGTCACTCTGGCTCAGCCCAAGCGTCACTGCCACACTCTTTATATGAAACATGATTTCTAATAGATAAGGATGGTAGCATTCACATTTTTATgtgctgttggttttttttccaggTAGTGATGCAGCCACGTGGAACGAAGCGCAAACTTTTTGTTGGAGAGGATGTCCTGGCATCCTCTGAGACAGATGATCATTTCCACCTACGTCAGtctctgctggacctctcggtgGATAAATTTAACCAGGGTCGTCGTCGTCTAGTAAAGCGTTGCCTGCGACGGCACGTCCTTGTCAAAAACACCCTGCGTATGATCCAGGAAGACATCCAGCGAACCAGCAACCCTTCTCCCACTTCAGATTTGCTGCTGGTGGATGACAGTCTTCCTGTTGCCATCTCACCAGCCCAAGCTACTGGTCTGGCACTAGAGAACCAGTCTACTACCTCTACTGATGACCTGGACAATATTCTCTTCTCTCCGGAAGAAGATTTTTCTTTGTCGACCGCGATATCTTCTATCATTAAAGAGCTGGATGTGGTCCTAGATGGAGTGTCTTCTCCAAATACTCCTGCAGCTTCATCGCACCAGAATGAAAACAGAGACACAGAGTTGGCCTTTGATGATTGTAATTCACAGAAATCATTGCCAGATTCATCTGATAGCCTTGGATGCTTGCCAGAGCAGGAGCCCTCTCTTCAGGCAGGCTTTTCCCAGAATGCTATAGAAGACCCCACCAGCATTGTAGAATCTGAGGTTATAGATCTGATCAACCAGTTTTTCATTGATGTAAATGATTCCCAAGGCCTTAGTAGTGACACAGAAAATAAGGAACCCCAGCAGGAAGCTGTTGTAGCACAGCAGACattggagaaagagatgccaacaACCCCCTTCCTGGGCAGTTTTGAATTCTTGAGCTCTAATTACCTCGGAGACTTGTCAGTGGATGACCTTTTCTTGGACATTGATACATCAGTTTTTGAACGAGAGTCCTCCATGCCGGGAACAGCGACCAGCAGCTGGCCATTGTCCTGTACAGCTGATGGCCCCTAGGCTTACCAATCTTCATGCAACTGGATGCCATTTGCATCCAACCAAAGTGGAAGGGATCTGAATGAATTAGACAATATCATGGAGATTCTGGTTGGGACTTGATAACTTATTTTGGCAGACTTTAATATCTTCTGCTTTACAGAATCAAAAAACCAACTTCCATTAAGGATTTCAGCAATACTGAGTGACTAATGTTTACACAGAATTGGATCATGCGACCACTTGTTTCAGTGGTGGACTCCAAGGTGACCTATGCATCAGAATATGGTTCTAATGAAGCTTTTTAAGCTCCCATTCCGTTGCAGTTCATCAATCTGGCTATTCACCGAGCTTGATTTCATTCCTGCTCGGCCACTGAGCTGTTTTAAGCTCAAACTAAGTCAGACTAGATCAAATTGCTTCATGGTGTGAGTTTTAGCATTAATGACAGAAGGGGGCTGTTCCTGCATTCATTCAATCTTCTATGAAGACATATATCTGTTTTAATATGTTATGTTGATACATAGAAAGGAAAAAGTTTCCCACAGTTGTTCCAGACAGTattaatgattttagaaaagttaTGAGCTTCTGTGCAATTTTCCCTTGGGGTGTCCAATACTTATTGTCCTTTTGGACAGAATGGCAATATGGATGCCTCCTTCCTGATTGAAATAAGCTACTTTGCAGAAACATGTTTACTTCTGATGAGGTACTCTTAACCATTAAAAGAATGGCTTTCTACACGTTAAGAATCTATCCAATGC encodes:
- the SERTAD3 gene encoding SERTA domain-containing protein 3, whose translation is MQPRGTKRKLFVGEDVLASSETDDHFHLRQSLLDLSVDKFNQGRRRLVKRCLRRHVLVKNTLRMIQEDIQRTSNPSPTSDLLLVDDSLPVAISPAQATGLALENQSTTSTDDLDNILFSPEEDFSLSTAISSIIKELDVVLDGVSSPNTPAASSHQNENRDTELAFDDCNSQKSLPDSSDSLGCLPEQEPSLQAGFSQNAIEDPTSIVESEVIDLINQFFIDVNDSQGLSSDTENKEPQQEAVVAQQTLEKEMPTTPFLGSFEFLSSNYLGDLSVDDLFLDIDTSVFERESSMPGTATSSWPLSCTADGP